In the genome of Xanthocytophaga agilis, one region contains:
- a CDS encoding helix-turn-helix domain-containing protein has product MNREKFAYSSCPLVKAMTALGSKWKPIIVCVIRDKKVRFGQLAAIMDVISRKVLTDQLRELEADGILIREEFKELPPRVEYSLTQKGLDLLPIFSLLEEWETKYDPQSEVIHSVVHSLHEPVLTEKD; this is encoded by the coding sequence ATGAATCGCGAAAAATTTGCCTACAGTTCCTGTCCACTTGTAAAAGCTATGACAGCCCTGGGTTCCAAGTGGAAACCAATTATTGTATGTGTAATCCGGGATAAGAAAGTCCGGTTTGGACAATTGGCAGCTATTATGGATGTCATCTCCAGAAAGGTACTTACTGACCAGTTGCGTGAACTGGAGGCCGATGGCATTCTGATTCGGGAAGAATTTAAGGAGTTACCACCTCGTGTTGAGTATAGTCTTACACAGAAAGGACTGGATCTGTTACCGATTTTTTCTTTGCTGGAAGAGTGGGAGACCAAATATGATCCACAATCAGAAGTGATACATTCAGTAGTCCATTCGTTACATGAACCTGTGCTTACCGAAAAGGACTAG